DNA from Nitrospira sp.:
AACAGTGCGTCCGGTGCCACGGGCGGACGGGCGACGGCAATGGGCCTGACGCGCAGAACCTCATCGTGCGGCCGACCGATTTTCATACGGAGCGGTCGCGCGCGAAGACCGATTTTGAACTCCTGATCGCGATCTCGAACGGCGTGCTGTTCAGCCCGATGCATGCCTGGCGTGGCCGGCTGAAAGACGAGGAGATGATGGACGTGATTCAGTACGTGCGGGCCTTGGCGCCCGCCGGGCCGCATCTGTGAGAGCGAAGGCGGTCATCCGGACGATGCGTGTCGTGTGTATGACCGTGCGGATGGGCCGTTTCAGGCTTGCATAGGAGACGGAGATGCAGTTGCGGCGCATCCGTGATGAGGGGAGGGGAGAAAGGAAACCTGCAATGAACGCACGTTTGCTCCGTCCTGGGCTTCGAGCGACCCATCTCGCTATCATCGGGCTCTTGAGCCTGTTGACGCTGGGTGTTGCGCCGAGCGCCTCACGCGCTGGATCCGTGGTCTATGTGATTCCGGTCGAGGGCGTCATCGACCTAGGCCTGGCGCCGTTTGTGGAGCGCGTGCTGGATGAAGCGACCGCAGCCGGCGCCTCAGCGGTGATTCTCGAGATTGACACGTTCGGCGGGCGTGTGGATGGCGCCGTCCTTATCCGCGATGCCCTGCTCCGATCGAAGGTCCGGACCGTCGCGTTCGTGAATAAGCGGGCCATCTCGGCGGGCGCGCTGATTAGTCTGGCTGCTGAAACCATCGTCATGGCCGAGGGCGGCACGATCGGCGCCGCCACGCCGGTTCAGATCGGTTTGCCTGGCGCGCCGGCGCAGCCGGTCGAGGAGAAAACCGTCTCGTATATGCGGAAGGAGTTCCGCGCCACGGCGGAGAGCCGCAAACGGCCGCCGGACTTGGCTGAAGCGATGGTGGATGCGGATGTGGAGATTCCAGGGGTCATCGCGAAGGGCAAACTGTTGACGTTGACGACGGAGGAAGCGTTGCAGCAGAAGCTGGCGGACTTTCGCGCCGACAGCCTGGATGCCGTGCTCAAGACGCTTAATCTCTCCGATGCGGAGATTCGCCGCGCGTCGGAAACCTGGGCGGAATCGCTGGTGCGGGTCCTCACGCACCCGGTCGTCAGTTCGATTTTGATTGCCGTCGGGATGCTCGGCATCATCGTGGAAATTCAGAGCCCCGGGTTCGGGGTGCCGGGCGTTATCGGGCTAACGAGCCTCGCGCTGTTCTTGTGGGGGCATTGGTTGGTCCGTTTAGCGGGCTGGGAAGAAGTGCTGCTCATCGGGATCGGGCTCATTCTGTTGGTGATCGAAATATTTCTGCTGCCGGGCTTCGGACTATTCGGGGCGCTTGGCATTGCGGCGCTTCTCGGGGGACTTGGCCTGAGCCTCGTCGGGACGGGCGCGACCTGGGCCGTCGTCCTCTATGCGCTGGGACAGGTGATCGCCGCCGTACTGTTGGCCGCCGTGCTGGCTCTCGCGTTGCTGCGGGTTGTGCCGCGCCTGCCCTTTGGCCGGAAGCTCATTTTAGACACCGCGTTGCCGGCCGCGGTGGGGTATGCCTCCCAGCCGGAATCGGACAGCCGATGGCTCGGCACGCGCGGGACCGCCGCTTCGACATTGCGACCGGCGGGGGTTGCCCATTTCGACCACGAGCGCGTGGACGTCGTCACCGAAGGCGAATACATCGAAGCCGGCGGCGCCATTGAAGTCATTCGAGTGGAGGGCAATCGGATTGTGGTGCGGCGCCTGGCGCCGGATGGTGAAAGGAGCGAGTCATGAGCGAACTAGAAACCGGCCTGTTGGGGATTCTGACGACCTTTATAGTGATCGTGGCGGGAACGGCGCTGCTGTTGTACCTGATTCCGCTCCGCCTGTGGATCGCCGCCTGGGCCTCCGGCGCCTATGTTGGGCTGTTGACCCTCATTGGGATGCGTCTCCGGCGGGTGCCGCCCGGGACAGTGGTGACCGCGCGTATCAGCGCGGTGAAGGCCGGCCTGACCATTCCGCTGAACGATCTGGAAGCCCACTATCTGGCCGGCGGCAACGTGGTGAACGTCGTCCTCGCGATGATCTCCGCCGACAAGGCGAATATCTCGATGCCGTTCAAGCGGGCGGCGGCCATCGACTTGGCCGGGCGCGACGTGCTGGGAGCGGTCAAGATGTCGGTCCTCCCCAAGGTGATCGAAACGCCGCGCATCGCCGCGGTTGCGAAAGACGGCATTCAGCTCCACGCGATCTGCCGCGTGACGGTCCGGACGAATCTCGACCGGCTGGTGGGCGGAGCGGGCGAGGAGACGGTGCTCGCCCGGGTGGGCGAAGGGATCGTGAGCACGATCGGCTCGGCGGAGACTCACAAAAATGTGCTGGAGAATCCCGATCACATCTCCAAGCATGTCTTGGCGAAAGGGCTGGACGCGGGGACGGCCTTCGAGATTCTGTCGATCGATATCGCGGACATCGACGTCGGCGAGAACATCGGCGCAAAGTTGCAGATCGATCAGGCCGACGCCGACAAGCAAATCGCCCAGGCGAGAGCCGAGCAACGGCGCGCCATGGCCGTCGCGCTGGAGCAGGAAATGCGCGCGAAGGTGGTGGAAGCTGAGGCCGAAGTGCCGAAGGCTATGGCCGAGGCCTTTCGTCAGGGGAATCTGGGCATCATGGACTATTACCG
Protein-coding regions in this window:
- a CDS encoding cytochrome c, translated to MLRNLGITIAVLTIVLSSSWTVAQIRPGHPDRGEVVYKEQCVRCHGRTGDGNGPDAQNLIVRPTDFHTERSRAKTDFELLIAISNGVLFSPMHAWRGRLKDEEMMDVIQYVRALAPAGPHL
- the floA gene encoding flotillin-like protein FloA (flotillin-like protein involved in membrane lipid rafts); the protein is MSELETGLLGILTTFIVIVAGTALLLYLIPLRLWIAAWASGAYVGLLTLIGMRLRRVPPGTVVTARISAVKAGLTIPLNDLEAHYLAGGNVVNVVLAMISADKANISMPFKRAAAIDLAGRDVLGAVKMSVLPKVIETPRIAAVAKDGIQLHAICRVTVRTNLDRLVGGAGEETVLARVGEGIVSTIGSAETHKNVLENPDHISKHVLAKGLDAGTAFEILSIDIADIDVGENIGAKLQIDQADADKQIAQARAEQRRAMAVALEQEMRAKVVEAEAEVPKAMAEAFRQGNLGIMDYYRMKNVQADTSMREAIAGTGEESPGGTEKGDRP
- a CDS encoding NfeD family protein — protein: MNARLLRPGLRATHLAIIGLLSLLTLGVAPSASRAGSVVYVIPVEGVIDLGLAPFVERVLDEATAAGASAVILEIDTFGGRVDGAVLIRDALLRSKVRTVAFVNKRAISAGALISLAAETIVMAEGGTIGAATPVQIGLPGAPAQPVEEKTVSYMRKEFRATAESRKRPPDLAEAMVDADVEIPGVIAKGKLLTLTTEEALQQKLADFRADSLDAVLKTLNLSDAEIRRASETWAESLVRVLTHPVVSSILIAVGMLGIIVEIQSPGFGVPGVIGLTSLALFLWGHWLVRLAGWEEVLLIGIGLILLVIEIFLLPGFGLFGALGIAALLGGLGLSLVGTGATWAVVLYALGQVIAAVLLAAVLALALLRVVPRLPFGRKLILDTALPAAVGYASQPESDSRWLGTRGTAASTLRPAGVAHFDHERVDVVTEGEYIEAGGAIEVIRVEGNRIVVRRLAPDGERSES